A single genomic interval of Solimonas sp. K1W22B-7 harbors:
- a CDS encoding YggS family pyridoxal phosphate-dependent enzyme, which yields MANIPYNLARVQARIEAACKAAGRPENAARLLAVSKTFDAEAVRVAHAAGQFGFGENYLQEALDKQAALADLPLEWHFIGPVQSNKTRSLAERFDWVHGVERLKIAQRLSDQRPEGRAPLNVCVQVNVSGEASKSGCAPAEVLELCATVARLPRLRLRGLMAIPAPAVAATDRRAPFRQLRELFGELRRAGLEVDTISAGMSDDLEDAIAEGATIVRVGTSIFGKRTP from the coding sequence ATGGCGAACATTCCCTACAACCTGGCCCGCGTCCAGGCGCGCATCGAAGCTGCCTGCAAGGCCGCCGGACGGCCCGAAAACGCCGCCAGACTGCTGGCGGTTTCCAAGACCTTCGACGCAGAGGCGGTGCGCGTGGCGCATGCCGCCGGACAGTTCGGCTTCGGCGAAAACTACCTGCAGGAGGCACTCGACAAGCAGGCCGCGCTGGCGGACCTGCCGCTGGAGTGGCATTTCATCGGCCCGGTGCAATCCAACAAGACCCGCAGCCTGGCCGAACGCTTCGACTGGGTACACGGGGTGGAGCGCCTGAAGATCGCCCAGCGCCTGTCGGACCAGCGCCCGGAGGGCCGGGCGCCGCTGAACGTCTGTGTCCAGGTCAACGTCTCGGGTGAGGCCAGCAAGTCCGGCTGCGCACCCGCCGAGGTCCTGGAACTCTGCGCCACCGTGGCGCGGTTGCCGCGCCTGCGGTTGCGCGGCCTGATGGCGATCCCGGCGCCGGCCGTGGCAGCCACCGACCGGCGCGCGCCGTTCCGGCAGCTGCGGGAACTGTTCGGGGAGCTGCGCCGGGCCGGGCTGGAAGTCGATACAATTTCGGCCGGCATGTCGGACGATCTCGAGGACGCCATCGCCGAGGGCGCCACGATCGTGCGCGTCGGAACATCCATATTCGGAAAGAGAACCCCATGA
- the rpiA gene encoding ribose-5-phosphate isomerase RpiA, translated as MTQDEAKKAAAEAALKYVVPGEVLGVGTGSTVNYFIDALAKIRDDIPGAVSSSNASTERLKKLGIPVLDLNKTGTLSIYVDGADEANKHLQLIKGGGAALTREKIVAGASRKFICIADESKLVPVLGKFPLPVEVIPMAQSYVAREMVKLGGQPYLRDGVVTDNGNVIIDVRGLEILDPVKLEAQINQIAGVVTVGLFAHRPADVLLLGTPAGVREIKPG; from the coding sequence ATGACCCAGGATGAAGCCAAGAAAGCGGCGGCTGAAGCCGCGCTCAAGTACGTCGTTCCCGGCGAGGTGCTGGGCGTCGGTACCGGCTCCACGGTGAACTACTTCATCGACGCGCTGGCGAAGATCCGCGACGACATCCCCGGCGCGGTGTCCTCGTCCAACGCCTCCACCGAGCGCCTGAAGAAGCTCGGCATCCCGGTGCTGGACCTGAACAAGACCGGTACGCTGTCGATCTACGTCGACGGCGCCGACGAGGCCAACAAGCACCTGCAGCTGATCAAGGGCGGCGGCGCGGCGCTGACGCGCGAGAAGATCGTGGCCGGCGCCTCGCGCAAGTTCATCTGCATCGCCGACGAATCCAAGCTGGTGCCGGTGCTGGGCAAGTTCCCGCTGCCGGTGGAAGTGATCCCGATGGCGCAGAGCTACGTCGCCCGCGAGATGGTGAAGCTCGGCGGCCAGCCTTACCTGCGCGATGGCGTGGTGACCGACAACGGCAACGTCATCATCGACGTGCGCGGCCTGGAGATACTCGACCCGGTGAAGCTGGAGGCACAGATCAACCAGATCGCCGGCGTGGTCACCGTCGGCCTGTTTGCCCATCGCCCGGCCGACGTGCTGCTGCTGGGCACGCCGGCAGGCGTGCGCGAGATCAAGCCCGGCTGA
- a CDS encoding RNA recognition motif domain-containing protein has product MKRIFAGNLPSDTTEAELSALFAGFGRVRSIKLMQDVFSGQCKGFGFVEMEGHEARAAIAGLNGKELRGKPLKVNEEQPRDDKRGGPRRR; this is encoded by the coding sequence ATGAAGCGCATCTTCGCCGGCAACCTGCCCAGCGACACCACCGAGGCGGAACTGTCCGCGCTGTTTGCCGGCTTCGGGCGCGTGCGTTCGATCAAGCTCATGCAGGACGTGTTCAGCGGCCAGTGCAAGGGCTTCGGCTTTGTCGAGATGGAGGGCCACGAGGCCCGCGCCGCGATCGCCGGCCTCAACGGCAAGGAACTGCGCGGCAAGCCGCTCAAGGTCAACGAAGAACAGCCGCGCGACGACAAGCGTGGCGGTCCGCGCCGCCGCTAG
- a CDS encoding DEAD/DEAH box helicase yields the protein MSFSKLGLSEGLLQAVAQEGYSEPTPIQAQAIPVVLSGRDLLAAAQTGTGKTAAFTLPLLHKLGLTPPDPNGTHRVRVLVLVPTRELAAQVAESVRTYGKQLRHLRTVMVVGGVNINPQIDNLKRGCDILVATPGRLLDLAGQRAVHLGKVETLVLDEADRMLDMGFIHDIKRVIALIPKERQSLMFSATFSKEIRGLAEGLLRNPATIDIAPRNSAAESVTQRVVHTDKAQKADLLAYMISSGNWRQTLVFTRTKHAANRLAEKLAKWEITTAALHGNKSQNARTKALADFKAGAVRVLVATDIAARGLDIDQLPHVVNFELPNVPEDYVHRIGRTGRAGAEGEAISLVSPDERGELKDIERLLKKPVQVMTVEGYTPRPQAPEPPRPPRPPQGQRRQATVRGRDKGSEKRPQQAGPGGRKSWSTTGSPHKTAEHLAGKSRKVH from the coding sequence ATGTCGTTTTCCAAGTTGGGCCTTTCCGAAGGCCTGCTGCAGGCCGTTGCCCAGGAAGGCTATTCCGAGCCGACGCCGATCCAGGCCCAGGCCATTCCCGTGGTGCTGTCCGGCCGCGACCTGCTGGCCGCTGCCCAGACCGGCACCGGCAAGACTGCCGCTTTCACCCTGCCGCTGCTGCACAAGCTCGGCCTGACCCCGCCGGACCCCAACGGCACGCACCGCGTGCGCGTGCTGGTGCTGGTGCCCACCCGCGAACTGGCCGCCCAGGTGGCCGAGAGCGTGCGCACCTACGGCAAGCAGCTGCGTCACCTGCGCACGGTGATGGTGGTGGGCGGCGTCAACATCAACCCGCAGATCGACAACCTCAAGCGCGGCTGCGACATCCTGGTGGCGACCCCGGGACGCCTGCTGGACCTGGCCGGCCAGCGCGCCGTGCACCTGGGCAAGGTCGAAACGCTGGTGCTGGACGAGGCCGACCGCATGCTCGACATGGGCTTCATCCACGACATCAAGCGCGTCATCGCGCTGATTCCCAAGGAGCGCCAGAGCCTCATGTTCTCGGCGACTTTCTCCAAGGAAATCCGTGGACTGGCCGAGGGCCTGCTGCGCAACCCGGCGACCATCGACATCGCGCCGCGCAATTCCGCGGCCGAGAGCGTCACCCAGCGCGTGGTGCACACCGACAAGGCGCAGAAGGCCGACCTGCTGGCCTACATGATCAGCAGCGGCAACTGGCGCCAGACCCTGGTGTTCACCCGCACCAAGCACGCTGCCAACCGCCTCGCCGAGAAGCTGGCGAAGTGGGAGATCACCACCGCCGCCCTGCACGGCAACAAGAGCCAGAACGCCCGTACCAAGGCGCTGGCCGACTTCAAGGCCGGCGCGGTGCGCGTGCTGGTGGCGACCGATATCGCTGCGCGCGGCCTGGATATCGACCAGCTGCCGCACGTAGTGAACTTCGAGCTGCCGAACGTGCCTGAGGACTATGTGCACCGCATCGGCCGCACCGGCCGTGCCGGTGCCGAGGGCGAGGCGATTTCGCTGGTGTCGCCCGACGAGCGCGGCGAACTCAAGGACATCGAGCGCCTGCTGAAGAAACCTGTGCAGGTGATGACGGTCGAAGGCTACACGCCGCGCCCGCAGGCCCCGGAGCCGCCGCGTCCGCCGCGTCCGCCCCAGGGCCAGCGCCGCCAGGCCACCGTGCGCGGTCGCGACAAGGGTTCGGAGAAGCGTCCGCAGCAGGCAGGGCCGGGTGGCCGCAAGTCCTGGAGCACCACCGGCTCGCCGCACAAGACCGCCGAGCATCTGGCCGGCAAGAGCCGCAAGGTTCATTGA
- a CDS encoding DUF4399 domain-containing protein has protein sequence MAKQQASQKAEEQLGLPQAAPAGASVYFIEPKDGATVKGPVKVVFGLAGMGIAPAGVNQANTGHHHLLIDDPAVDLTKPLPATDQVKHFGGGQTETTLDLKPGKHTLQLVLGDWKHQPQNPTLASPKITITVTK, from the coding sequence ATGGCCAAGCAGCAGGCCAGCCAGAAGGCCGAGGAGCAGCTGGGCCTGCCGCAGGCCGCCCCGGCCGGCGCCTCGGTCTACTTCATCGAACCCAAGGACGGCGCCACCGTGAAGGGCCCGGTCAAGGTCGTGTTCGGCCTGGCCGGCATGGGTATCGCGCCGGCGGGCGTCAACCAGGCCAACACCGGCCACCACCACCTGCTGATCGACGACCCGGCCGTGGACCTGACCAAGCCCCTGCCCGCCACCGACCAGGTCAAGCACTTCGGCGGCGGCCAGACCGAGACCACGCTGGATCTCAAGCCCGGCAAGCACACCCTGCAACTGGTGCTGGGCGACTGGAAGCACCAGCCGCAGAATCCCACGCTGGCCTCGCCGAAGATCACCATCACCGTCACCAAGTAA
- a CDS encoding IS3 family transposase (programmed frameshift) produces the protein MESRAKRTQRDYTMAFKLAVVDQVEKGEMSCRQAQERYGIQGSSTVLHWVRRYGRPVAGRASWAPQGKPMMSEKKPLTPEQRIKQLEVELREAKEKAQFFEAVVDVLKKDYGVVVKKPVGQVLAQKLVMGLSVKRACRYMGISRQAYYQRLECARERAQTCSEVIRRVEQIRLRQPRVGTRKLQHLLQRPDGIHVGRDTLFGILRNARMLVPSRRAYHKTTDSHHRFRKHPNLLKPGSGIQPATGEQVWVADITYLPTREKCVYLSLVTDAYSRKIVGYHVHDSLQTEQVSEALKMALKTRQTAQRLIHHSDRGIQYCSNVYQQIHQRHGLTCSMTDGYDCYQNALAERVNGILKNEFLLQRPANLEQAEQMVRQSIHTYNHERPHLALKYKTPDEVHRASVSSIL, from the exons ATGGAATCAAGGGCTAAGAGGACACAGCGCGATTACACGATGGCCTTTAAGTTGGCGGTTGTGGATCAGGTTGAGAAAGGTGAGATGAGTTGTAGGCAGGCCCAGGAGCGCTACGGCATCCAGGGCAGCTCGACGGTTCTGCACTGGGTTCGGCGATATGGCCGGCCTGTAGCGGGGCGGGCATCATGGGCTCCTCAAGGGAAGCCGATGATGAGTGAAAAGAAGCCACTGACGCCCGAGCAGCGGATCAAGCAGCTGGAGGTCGAGTTGCGGGAGGCCAAGGAGAAGGCCCAGTTTTTCGAGGCGGTGGTGGATGTCCTGAAGAAGGACTACGGAGTGGTGGTAAAAAAGCCTGTGG GGCAAGTCCTCGCGCAAAAGCTCGTAATGGGCTTGAGCGTTAAGAGGGCTTGCCGCTACATGGGCATCAGCCGGCAGGCGTACTACCAGCGGCTGGAGTGCGCGCGCGAGCGTGCACAGACCTGTTCCGAGGTGATCCGGCGCGTGGAGCAGATTCGCCTGCGCCAGCCGCGCGTGGGCACCCGCAAGCTGCAGCACCTGCTGCAGCGGCCCGACGGCATCCACGTGGGGCGAGATACCCTGTTCGGTATTCTGCGCAACGCCCGGATGCTGGTCCCCAGCCGCCGGGCGTACCACAAGACCACCGACAGCCATCATCGCTTCCGCAAGCATCCGAACCTGCTCAAGCCGGGAAGCGGCATCCAGCCCGCGACCGGCGAGCAGGTCTGGGTCGCCGACATCACTTATCTGCCGACGCGGGAGAAATGCGTCTACCTGAGCCTGGTCACCGATGCCTACTCCCGCAAGATCGTCGGCTATCACGTCCACGACAGCCTGCAGACCGAGCAGGTCAGTGAGGCCCTGAAGATGGCGCTCAAGACCCGGCAGACGGCTCAGCGGCTGATCCACCACTCCGACCGGGGCATCCAGTACTGCTCGAACGTCTACCAGCAGATCCACCAACGACACGGCCTGACCTGCTCGATGACCGACGGCTACGACTGCTACCAGAACGCCCTGGCAGAGCGCGTCAACGGCATCCTGAAGAACGAATTCCTGCTCCAGCGACCCGCCAACCTTGAGCAGGCCGAACAGATGGTCCGGCAGTCCATCCACACCTACAACCATGAACGGCCACACCTGGCCCTGAAATACAAAACGCCCGATGAAGTCCATCGGGCGTCTGTATCCAGCATACTTTAG
- a CDS encoding L,D-transpeptidase, translating into MPAKKRVRRREEPILATDYDSWLQSPARVLVDAAARRLYLKRGQRIVNYTVAVGTEHTPTPPGVYRVEQIAHRPTWYPTATIRRDHAARGIKLPATVPPGDGNPLGAWFVRLQDSIGIHGTNEPASIGQASSYGCVRMHERDLEELARALRPGDRVLIIGHPPPPQQVSLGDTGGSAHP; encoded by the coding sequence GTGCCCGCGAAGAAGCGTGTCCGCAGGCGCGAGGAGCCGATCCTGGCGACCGACTACGACAGCTGGCTGCAGTCCCCGGCACGCGTGCTGGTGGACGCCGCCGCACGCCGCCTCTACCTCAAGCGCGGCCAGCGCATCGTCAACTACACGGTCGCGGTGGGCACCGAGCACACGCCCACCCCGCCGGGCGTATACCGCGTGGAGCAGATCGCGCACCGCCCCACCTGGTATCCCACGGCGACGATCCGCCGCGACCACGCGGCGCGCGGCATCAAGCTGCCCGCCACGGTGCCGCCGGGAGACGGCAACCCCCTCGGCGCCTGGTTCGTGCGGCTGCAGGACTCCATCGGCATCCACGGCACCAATGAGCCGGCCTCCATCGGGCAGGCCAGCAGCTATGGCTGCGTGCGCATGCACGAACGTGACCTGGAGGAACTGGCGCGCGCGCTGCGCCCCGGCGACCGCGTACTGATCATCGGACACCCTCCGCCGCCGCAGCAGGTGAGCCTGGGCGACACCGGCGGGAGCGCA